GTGCAGTGATGTGAAAAAGGGTAAATATACCTCATGCATTCAATGATCTAGCTGAAGTGATTTCCCCGCAGAGTACCGACAGTGACACCTGGCTTCTCCTTGCTGCCTATGACAAAAGATACAAGAGGAAGAGGTGAGCTAAGAATGAACTGCTAAATAGGAAGCAACCAGGACTTGCCAAGCTTGACAATAATACTGTTTCTCCTTTCCAGCTTCTCCAGATGGTAAATTATTCTGTAATTAAGACAGAACCTCAGAGCAAAGTCAAACCTAGGGTGGGTCTGTGGGAGAGACTTTGTAAAGACCTCAAAGATTCAAGGTAGTGCTTCATAGAACATTTCAGAATGACAAAGGTCCTCTAAAGATTTTAAGGTGTACCTAACAGATCCTGTCTATTATATAACAGAATTTATGGGAGTCTTAAGGATGTTTGCCTGCAGCATTCTTCCAAGGAGCCCCAGATAGAAAAGTTCCTATCTCAAACAGATTTGTAGTGGTGTATTGTCTAAGGAAGTGAACCCCACTGATATTTTTTAGAAAACCTACATAATTCTTAAGAGAATGGTTCTGGTGGAAGCACAATGAGTTTGAActaaaagagacagagacagtgcAAAACAAAAAGAGATCTTTGGATGCCTCATCTTTTTCATCCAGGAAGCAGATCCAGGAGGCTTTTTTGCTAATTTAAGTTTCTTATGGGAAATATAGGTTTCAACTCAGAGGGTGGAACCAAGAGCTACAGATAACAACTCACAGAGAGTAAACTGAGCACCAATGGAAGAATTGGCAACATGTTCTCAGCTGGATTTCAGAATGGCTAGGGGCCAGTGAGTGTCGTGTGCCTCCCATAGTCCCCATTATTGAACAGGAATATCTGTAAGAATTACCTTATACCTGCCTACCGTCGTATTCtggatgtctgtgtgtgtggacaGCTAACTTGTCTCTTTAGTTCACAGATCTTCAGATTGAGAAGAAAGATACTCAAGAAGCTATACCGAAGGAATTATACCTGAGGAACTTCATCTGTACCTGGACCTGATATAAATGATACAATCTTAGACCTTGAGCCTGAGCATGATGCTATAATGGAATGAGACTTTGGGCGGGGGCGGGCTTTAAAGGAGGGATGGCCATATTTTACAGGTGGGAGGAATGTGAACCTTTGTGGCTAGAAGGCAGATTTTCCAAAGGTGGTTACAATGTTTCCCATTCCACCTGCTCTTTTAGAATCTTTCCACTCTCCTTTTGAGAGGTGGACTCTATGTTTTCCTTGAACTTGGTGGGTCTTTGTGATTGCCTTGACCATTAGTGTACAGCAAGCGTGATGCTGTGTAGCTTCCAAGACTAGGTCAAAAACATGCCATACAATTCAGCTTTGCTACGTTGGGATGCTCACTCTTGGAACCCAGCCCAATTAGCCATTGTAAAGGCCCACAAGGAGAGAACTGAGACCCTGTGAACCATAGCCCTGAGATCTTAGCTGACAGCCAATACCAACTTGCCTGCCATGTGAGTGAGAAAAATTAATggttaatgttttttttaaaaataaatttatttatttattttgggctgcattgggtcttctttgctgtgcatgggcttttctctagttgcagagagcgggggctactctttgttttggtgcgcaggcttctcaatgtggtggcttctcttgttgtggagcacgggctctaggcacgggtttcagtagttgtggcgcacaggcttagtagttgtggcgcatgggcttagttgctctgcggcatgtgggatcttcccggaccagggcttgaatccgtgtcccctgcattggcaggcggattcttaaccactgtgccaccagggaagtccgagaatGGTTaatgttttaagccactgtgttttggggtggtttgttacaaagcaatagataactgaaatGCCCCCCAAAACACAGTCACATAAAAcaatattttggggcttccctggtggcacagtgggaagATTCAAATGGCTGGGGGCTTGAATCATCTTGAGGTTTTTTCAGTCACATCCCTGTAATTGGGCTGAGATGACTCAAAGGTTGAGCTCATTTGGGACTATTACAGGAAGAGCTTACAGTTGGCCTCTCCATGTATTtggggcttcctcacagcatcacAGCCTCAACGTTGTAAAACTTCTTAGGGTGGCTCAGGGCTCCAAGAGTAGGTGTTCCCAGCAAACAAGGTGGGATCACCTTCATGGCCTTTACGACCTACCTTCTGAAATCATAAAGCATCAATTCTGCTGTACTCTACTAACTGAGGCAGTCAGAAACCCATCCAGATTTGAGGGGAGGGGACATAGATCTCCCACCTCTTGGTGGCAGAAATGTCAAAGAATTTATGTTAATGAATTCTATGTTATAAAACTGCCACAAACAATTTTTCTGTGATGTGTTAAATATGGTTAACTTGCTTGAGGTTTATGgttgttatgaactgaatgtgtcccctcaaaactcatatgttgaaatccgaaaccccaatgtgatggtatttgaaggtAGAACCTTTGGGAGGTTGTtaggtttaaatgaggtcatgagagtgaagcccccatgatgggattagtgtccttatgaaatgaggaagagaaactggagctccctctctctccctgccaggTAAGGACACAGGAAGAAGACAGCCGTCTATAAGCCAGGAAGAGGTGCCACCAGGAACTGAATCTGCCAGAacgttgatcttggacttcccagcctccagaactgtgagaaataaatgtctgttgtttaagccaccccatctatggtattttgttatagaagcctgagctgactaagacatAGTGCTGTTGGAATATGTGGCTGATGTCTTTGTCAGCtttagaaaattctcagccattatctcttcaaatacacTTACACAATACTTTGTAGACTTGATGTCAGAGAAAGGGATGATGATACCTCTAAGAATGTCACAGTATGATTTTCCAAAGTCTGTTCTTAGAGCcaggaagcaaaaaggaaaatagcTCATAGTCAGTCACCTTTGGAACAGAGTTTTGACTTAACCATCCAGAGCCAGATGCTCCCCTTCTTACCGTAACTCCTCTCAGAGGATTCTTCTCTAATCTCGATGAGAAAAGGGTCAGTCTGGCTTTCCTTCTATCAACACCTCTCTGTATATTTTAGCCAATGAAAATTCTACCCTGCTACCAGTAGTTGAACCAGTAGCAAACACTGAATGGCCATTCTCTCCCAGTGATGGAAAAAGTAGCCCAGTATTTGTTCAGCTTTAAATTTCATCTGTGCCTCAAAGTGTTAAGTTAAAAAATCTAGatgaaaacacaaattttaaTAGTGTTGATACTTTTTACTATTTACTATTGTATACTTCTAGTTGAATCTTCTACAATAGGCATGTGTTACATtagaaaaattaatgacaaaattAATCTCAAAAAGGTTACCTAAAATATAGCATTAATACCAATGACATGAATTTAATGTTATCCAGGGGACAAGTGATTCACATAAGATTATTAAACACTAAAATCTGACCTTGAATCTCTCCTGTCAATAACAGACGAATTACAATTTGGGGCATTACAATTTGGGGCAAGCTCCAAGGTGTTTGGTGAAGAAGGTTAGAATTTGCTTCCAAGCATCTACCTGGGCCTTAGAATGAGCCCTGGGCTCCCCACCCCAGATCACAGGTTTGTCCAATGATTTGTGTAGGGAAGCTGGGCACATGGGAAAGTAAGGAGGCTCAATGTAATGTCCAGTCCCAGGGTAAGAGATGATCTGGGGTTTTTCCTTTCCATGGGCCTGTAACCGTTCAGAGGCTATCTGGGCATATAACTTACTCCTCCAGTTATGGTCATCCTGACCAACAATGAAGAGGATGGGCCCCTGGGCCTTCTCTATTGGAATCATGCAGGGGTTCTCACATCCCCCTACAATATCATTCCTTATATCCACAATGTCCAGGAGGCCTGAAAAAGCTACCTTCATTCTCCTTAGGTCATGGCCCAGTGGTGGAATGCTATTCTCCTTGTAGTATATGGCTTTGTTTCCATTGAAGCCAGATCCATTGATGGAAACTGTGGCTGAGATGTTCTTCAAAAATGAGGCCATGGAGAGACAAATATCAGCCCCTAAAGAAATGCCCAGAAGTCCAATGCCAGGGCCCTTTACCTGTAAGAAAAGAAGGGACAAGAGTCAAAAGTCAAGAACCTacccaacagaaaaatgtttttctaaatgCAACTAGAGATGCTGCTAGCTTTAATTTGTGAATTGGCCACAAGAGACTCAACCTCAGCTGACTGAGTTTCTTCCCATGTAGAGATCTTGCTGGACACACAGCAAACAAATCTTAAACTCACTGGCAAATTTTGGAATTGGCTGCAAACTTCCAGAGAGTCATCCACTAGAGAATGCTGAGTCATTGGAGCCTGTCAATTTCAGAGCTTCATTCATGTTGAATTAAAGCATCAATGTTCCTGGGCATCTGTGTGGAACCAAATTCTGTTCCAAGAAGCGAATCTTTCGTCAGACCCCATCTAAATATATACTGACAAATGATTAACTTTATAGAAACAAAGTAAAACTTCAGAGTCCAACTGAGTGGTTCTAAGCTTATGAAATGGGTGGACAAGTTTTGATCAAAATCTGAGAACATACTCTGCTatcagaaaaagattaaaaagcatGCAAAGCTAAAAATTTAGAAACTCCACttgcaaaagaaattttaatattaCTACATAATTccctaaaataaaatatcacatgAATTTTCCAGTGAATTCTGCAATATTAATCCATCTGACAGAGAAAGGGGGGTAGAAGAAATCTCTGTGAAAGAAGAATAGAGCAGCATCAATGCACCTGGCACAGGTGAGTGCAAAGTGACACCCTCTCTGGAGGTAGTTCTAgagagaatgataaaggacaTTAGGAGAACCTGGGTGTGTTGAAGCATGTAGCACAGGGCTTCTTCAAAGTAGTCCAGGTGTATGGTGTCGAATTTCCTGGGAAGATCTTCAAAGTCACAATAAGCTAGAGCCAATGTGGCAAAGCCATGGCCAGCCAGAAGGCTGGCCCGATATTCCAACAGGGCTCCTCCAACACCAAAGATGTCAATGATCCCTGGGAAAGGTCCTGGTCCTAGAGAAGGTAATATTATAAAGAGAAGgtattatataatttaaagaaattgcTTTCCTTTTAGAGAGCTTTCTAAAGTATTTAGTGGGTTCCCGTGAATCAAAGAAAACGGCTTCCTGAGTCATTAAGGACAAGGGATACAAGTTCCAAGTTATCTCCAAGGTTCTAAGAATCTTTAGTTGTGAGGGAGGGTAACAAAGTCTAATGACTGCATCACTGAAGGAGGAATTTCACCTTTTAGACAGTGTTGAATTGCAGTGTTCTGTTACAGGACTGGACACAGAGTTAAGAATCAAAACAAAGCTTTATATTGTGTTGCACCAACCCTTGGCATTCGTTATTTTTGGTTCAGATGTCTacttagaggaaagaaaaagaaataccaggcAAGGCTTCAGGTGAGGAAGGCAGTGAAGTCTGAAAAGTGATCTGTGGTAGAGAGGAACATGAAAAAGTGGCTAAGGGGCCCAGTGTACCCAGGACACTACAGAAGGGAGACATGGCAATAGATTCCTTGACCGTCATCATTTAGTGTAAAAGCGATCAGCTGATGCCTGTAGAGATCTGTAACGTAGTTATTAATAGCAAAGTGAACCTACCGATCccatccagtctttttttttatctgCATAATAACAGTGTCCACCTCACTGGGATAGTAtagagattaaatgaattaatgcaaGCAAAACGCGTAGCACAGTGCGGAACATATCAAAAGCCTCCAATGTGGCTGTCAGGTCTCTGATTTAGTCAACATCCGCTCTCTGACCGTGCTCCCAAGCCAAACTCCCTGGGAGGCGGTATCAGAAACCaaggcacatcttctttatccattcatccgatgatggacacttaggttgtttccagctccgggctattgtgaatagagctgcaatgaacattttggtacatgtctctttttgaattatggttttctcagggtatatgcctagtagtgggattgctggatcatatggtagttctatttttagttttttaaggaacctccatactgttctccatagtggctgtaccaattcacattcccaccagcagtgcaagagtgttcccttttctccacaccctctccagcatttattgtttctagatttcttgatgatggccattctgacgggtgtgagatgatatctcattgtagttttgatttgcatttctctaatgattaatgatgttgagcattctttcatgtgtttgttggcagtctgtatatcttctttggagaaatgcctatggataaagaagtgtggcacatatatacaatggaatattactcagccataaaaagaaacgaaactgagctatttgtaatgaggtggatagacctagagtctgtcatacagagtgaagtaagtcagaaagagaaagacaaataccgtatgctaacacatatatatggaatttaagaaaaaaaaatgtcatgaagaacctaggggtaaaacgggaataaagacacagacctacttgagaatggacttgaggatatggggagggggaagggtaagctgtgacaaagcgaaagagaggcatggacatatatacactaccaaacgtagggtagatagatagtgggaagcagccgcagagcacagggagatcagctcggtgctttgtgactgcctggaggggagggatggggagggtgggagggagggagatgcatgagggagaggatgtgggaacagatgtatatgtatgactgattcactttgttataaagcagaaactaataaaaaaaaaaggaaaaaaaaaaaaaaaaaagaaaccaaggcaGCCCAGGGAACATGCTGTCGAGGTCCCAGCACCCCAGCCTTACCCGGCGGCAGGAAGAGCGTGGCGCGCACCCGGCCCGCGCGCACGGGCTCGCGCCGCACCCCGGGCGCCAGGAAGTCGCGCTCGTGCACCGCGCGGCCCAGGAGCCGCTGGGCGTCAGGGTCGTGGCCATCGAGCACCTCCAGCTCCACGGCGAAGGGCGTCTGCACGTCCCGCTTCAGAAACCGCCAAAAAGGCTTCTCGGGCTCCAGAGCCCAGAGGAGCCCCATGGGCTCGAGCCCCGCGAAGCTGCCGCCCAGGGCGGGCGCGCGCTCGAGGTCCAGCTGGCCGTTGGCGTCGGCGCAGTAGCGCGCGTGGGCTCGGAAGAGCGCGTCCTTCTCGTCGCGCAGGGACGCGCGCAGCGTGACCGGCTGCCCCGGGGCCAGGCCGCGCACGGCGATGCGCACCGTCTCGTCCCAGCGGCAGCGGCCCGCCGGCTCCAGCGTCACTGTCACCGCCATCCCCGGCGCACGGCTGCGGTTCCGACTAGTCTGAGGTAAAAGTGCCAGGTCGTTCTCTAGGCCCAGGGCGGGGCGTACCGGGATGTCCTGCTGTCCGGCTGTGGCGCCCAACCCGCCCGCGTATACGCCTCTTCTCAAACCTCTCCCTCGTGGGAGTGAAATTTGTTGGGTATGGATTCGTGGTGAAACCAGAGCTGAATGACTTTAGGCAGAGTACCAAGAATTCCAGCCTCTCCATTGGaaaaggacaattttttttccctaactttTAATgagttatacacacacaaaaagtgcaTAAATTCTAAGTGTGTATTTTAGTGAATTTCACAACCCGAACATACTTGGGGTAACCAAGCACAAGGATCCAGAAACATCATCACTTCTCCAGAAGCCACCCTCATTTCTGCTCCAGTCACTTTCCCTTCCCCAAGGTGCTCTATCCGAGTCCAACAAAACGGGCTAATttgtcccagctctgccttttaTGGTGATGAATCCTTCAGTGTGCCTTTTTTAGTGTCTGCTTTCGCTCAACGTTCATTACGTTTGTGAGATTCATCGTTTTGTTGGGTGTAGTTTGTTCATTATCACTGCgaaatagtatttcattttgtGATCGTAAATGTATTTGACGATTTTATTGCCTGTGGACAGTTGGTAGTTCTCAGTTTAGGACTCTTAGGAATAGTGCTCTGAGCATTCAGTGAACATGTGTCCATTTTGATGGACATATATGTGCGTTTCAGTGGAgtgaatacctaggagtggaattgctgtattaTAGAGAATAAGAATGTTCGGCCTTAGTGGATACTAAATGTCAAGCTTTTGAATGTCACGTTAGAAGCAATATAGGTATAATGTTCAGGAATGCCCAGCATTTTATATGTAGTATAGTAATGGCTACTCTTGAGCAATGTCCCACCTGTTGTACATACAAAATTTAACAAGTTTATAAAACACTGGgagtatttttcaaatattggaagggaggaaactgaggcttggaaaatGTTAAGAGGCTGAGGATTAGCCTCTAATAACTGTCAGAACCATGACTTAACTCCAAACGTGGAACTCAACAGTGAGCAGCAGCATTGCAGTGAAATATATTAGAATTCTACCTCTGAGTTCAGCACTGACTAGTTCTGAAGTCTTAAGTAAGTTTATATCTTTTGGGGTTTAAGAGTTCTTGTGCGTAACGTGATGGAAGTATCCTATATGGAGATAAAAGGTGATAGTGTATGTGAAAGTGTTAGAAGAATATTGAGAAGCAAAATGTCATGTTTGATTTTATAGAGGCAGAGATTGAGCCCATGCAGTGTTTTGTTTCTCATGAGATATTTGCCATAGGTTTGCATcctgctttttaaattctttttaaaggaaaaaaacattttccaaagCAGATGTAAGCAATACTGAAACGTTTACAGTGTGAATGATAGAGTCTTCTCTGTTCATTTGCTGCTTTTCCCCAAAGATGAGTGCATCCAACTAGATTTTGATTCTGAATGTTTAAAGTACGTACATATATGGGAGTGTGAACATGCTACGGtactattctttttgttgttgtttgtttgcttttttaaataaaaaagttatatactttgtattattttccCACTTGTTTAAgataaattttgatttttaaaatactaataggcattatttttgaaaaagtttcAACTTTACAGTAAAATTCAACAGAAAGTATAGAGAATTCCCATATCCCCACTTTCCCTTCCCACACAATTTtccctattattaatattttgtgttAGCGTGGCATATTTGTTACAGTGGATGGaccaatactgatacattattattaaccgAAGTCTAAGTTAGGTTATATAGGCATACCTccttttattgctctttgcagaTATTGagtattttacaaattgaaggattgtggcaaccctgcatccagCAAGTCTATCAACGTTATTTTCTCaacagcattattattttttttaacatctttattggagtataattgctttacaatggtgtgttagtttctgcttcataacaaagtgaatcagttatacatatacatatgttcccatatctctttcctctttgcatctccctcccaccctccttatcccacccctctaggtggtcacaaagcaccaagctgatctccctgtgctatgtggctgcttcccactagctatctattttacatttggtagtgtatatatgtccatgccactctcgcactttgtcgcagcatacccttccccctccccatatcctcaggtccacgctctagtaggtctgtgtctttattcccgttttatgcctaagcattattttttaattaaggtgtatacattgtttttttaagacataatgctattgcacatttaatagactacagtacagtgtagACAtagcttttatatgcactgggaagccTAAAAATTTGTGTGATTTGCTTTATTGTAGTGGTCtgaaaccaaacctgcaatatctcggaggtatgcctgtaaaaattgacaaatgcataatgtcat
This sequence is a window from Mesoplodon densirostris isolate mMesDen1 chromosome 4, mMesDen1 primary haplotype, whole genome shotgun sequence. Protein-coding genes within it:
- the LOC132487938 gene encoding peroxisomal succinyl-coenzyme A thioesterase-like; this encodes MAVTVTLEPAGRCRWDETVRIAVRGLAPGQPVTLRASLRDEKDALFRAHARYCADANGQLDLERAPALGGSFAGLEPMGLLWALEPEKPFWRFLKRDVQTPFAVELEVLDGHDPDAQRLLGRAVHERDFLAPGVRREPVRAGRVRATLFLPPGPGPFPGIIDIFGVGGALLEYRASLLAGHGFATLALAYCDFEDLPRKFDTIHLDYFEEALCYMLQHTQVKGPGIGLLGISLGADICLSMASFLKNISATVSINGSGFNGNKAIYYKENSIPPLGHDLRRMKVAFSGLLDIVDIRNDIVGGCENPCMIPIEKAQGPILFIVGQDDHNWRSKLYAQIASERLQAHGKEKPQIISYPGTGHYIEPPYFPMCPASLHKSLDKPVIWGGEPRAHSKAQVDAWKQILTFFTKHLGACPKL